The Dama dama isolate Ldn47 chromosome 23, ASM3311817v1, whole genome shotgun sequence genome contains a region encoding:
- the TMEM230 gene encoding transmembrane protein 230 isoform X1, with protein sequence MMATLTFREKLTAKASRLWESSFFPDVMRSNLLKFKKSPPKIPYKAIALATVLFLIGAFLIIIGSLLLAGYISKGGADRAVPVLIIGILVFLPGFYHLRIAYYASKGYRGYSYDDIPDFDD encoded by the exons ATGATGGCTACATTGACCTTCAG GGAGAAACTCACTGCTAAAGCCAGCAGATTGTGGgaatcttccttctttcctgatgTCATGAGATCCAATTTATTAAAG TTTAAGAAAAGCCCTCCTAAGATCCCATATAAGGCCATTGCGCTTGCTACAGTGCTGTTTTTGATTGGCGCCTTTCTCATTATCATAGGCTCCCTCCTGCTGGCAGGCTATATCAGCAAAGGG GGGGCAGACCGGGCTGTTCCTGTCCTGATCATTGGCATCCTGGTGTTCCTGCCAGGATTTTACCACCTGCGCATTGCCTACTATGCATCCAAAGGCTACCGGGGATACTCCTACGATGACATTCCAGACTTTGATGACTAg
- the TMEM230 gene encoding transmembrane protein 230 isoform X2 — protein sequence MMPSRTNLATGIPSSKVKYSRLSSTDDGYIDLQFKKSPPKIPYKAIALATVLFLIGAFLIIIGSLLLAGYISKGGADRAVPVLIIGILVFLPGFYHLRIAYYASKGYRGYSYDDIPDFDD from the exons ATGATGCCGTCTCGTACCAACCTGGCTACTGGAATTCCCAGTAGCAAAGTGAAATACTCAAGACTCTCTAGTACAGATGATGGCTACATTGACCTTCAG TTTAAGAAAAGCCCTCCTAAGATCCCATATAAGGCCATTGCGCTTGCTACAGTGCTGTTTTTGATTGGCGCCTTTCTCATTATCATAGGCTCCCTCCTGCTGGCAGGCTATATCAGCAAAGGG GGGGCAGACCGGGCTGTTCCTGTCCTGATCATTGGCATCCTGGTGTTCCTGCCAGGATTTTACCACCTGCGCATTGCCTACTATGCATCCAAAGGCTACCGGGGATACTCCTACGATGACATTCCAGACTTTGATGACTAg